A window of Microbacterium sp. Root61 genomic DNA:
CGCGCCGCGACGGCCCGCTCGATCGCGACATCGAGGTCGGTCGTGTACTCGTCGAGGTAGCCGTGCTCGACACGGCGGGCGAGGCGCGACTCGTCGGCGTCGACGATGAGCACCGCTCCCCCGTTCATCGTGACCGCCAGCGGCTGCGCTCCGCCCATGCCGCCGCAGCCGCCGGTGAGGGTCAGCGTTCCGGTGAGGCTCGCCGTGGCTGCATCCCGTCCCTGCTTCTCGGCGAGGGACCGCGCGACCGCTGCGAACGTCTCGTACGTGCCCTGCAGGATGCCCTGCGTCCCGATGTAGATCCAGGATCCGGCCGTCATCTGGCCGTACATCGTGAGGCCGAGTTCTTCGAGTCGGCGGAACTCGGGCCACGTCGCCCAGTCGCCCACGAGGTTGGAGTTGGCGATGAGCACGCGCGGTGCCCACTCGTGCGTGCGGAAGACGCCGACCGGCTTGCCCGACTGCACGAGCAGCGTCTCGTCGGGTTCGAGCTCGTCGAGGGTGCGGACGATCGCGTCGAACGCCTCCCAGCTGCGGGCGGCCTTGCCGGTGCCGCCGTAGACGACGAGGTCTTCGGGGTGCTCGGCGACCTCGGGGTCGAGGTTGTTCATCAGCATGCGCTTGGCTGCTTCGGCGCCCCAGCTCTTCGCGGTGCGCTCGGCTCCGCGGGCGGCGTGGATGACGCGGGAGGATGTCGTGGTCATGCGTTGTCCTTCGTGACGGCCGCCGAGGCGGCGGAGGCGATGGCGCCGGACGCGACGAGCGCGGTCACGGCCTCGATCTCGGGTGAGAGGAAGCGGTCGGGGCCGGGGCCGCCGGCGACGGTGCGCACGAGGTCGTGCACGGCGCCGGTGGCGGGGCCCGCCTGCAGGGGTGCACGCAGGTCGATCGCGCGCGCCCCGGTGAGCACCTCGATCGCGAGCACGCGACCGAGGCCGTCGATGGAGCGGCGCAGCTTGCGAGCGGCCGCCCACCCCATCGAGACGTGGTCCTCCTGCATCGCGCTGGAGGGGATGGAGTCCACGGATGCCGGGACCGCGAGTCGCTTGAGCTCCGAGACGATCCCGGCCGCGGCGTACTGCGCGATCATCAGCCCCGAATCGACACCGACCTCGTGGGCGAGGAACGGCGGCAGCCCGTGGCTGCGGGCCGGGTCGAGCGCGCGGTCGGTGCGGCGTTCCGAGATCGAGGCGACGTCGGCCACGGCGATGGCGAGGAAGTCGAGCACGTACGCGATCGGCGCCCCGTGGAAGTTTCCGTTGGATTCGACCCGGCCGTCGTCGGTGATGACCGGGTTGTCCACGGCCGCCGCGAGCTCGCGCGAGGCGATCAGCAGCGCGTGATCGAGCGTGTCGCGCGCGGCGCCGTGCACCTGCGGGGCGCAGCGCAGCGAGTACGCGTCCTGCACGCGTGTGCACTCGGGGCCCTTGTGGCTCGCGACCATCGGCGAGTCGCCGAGGAAGGCGCGCAGGTTCGCGGCGGACGCGGCCTGGCCGGTCTGCGGGCGCAGCGCCATGAGGTCCGCTGCGAAGACCGCGTCGGTGCCCAGCTGGCTCTCGATCGACATCGCCGCTGCGACATCCGCGGTCTGCAGCAACACCGACAGGTCGTACGCGGCGAGCAGCAGCATCCCGAGCATCCCGTCGGTGCCGTTGATCAGCGCGAGACCTTCCTTCTCGCGCAGCACGAGCGGCGCGATTCCAGCGGCGGCAAGGGCTTCGGATGCCGCGACGACGTCCCCGTCCGCGACACGCACGTCGCCTTCGCCCATCGCGGCCAGGGCCACGTGCGAGAGTGGCGCGAGGTCGCCCGAGCACCCGAGCGAGCCGAACTCGCGCACGATCGGGGTGATGCCGGCGTTCAGCATCGCGGCGTACGTCTCGACGACGACCGGGCGGACGCCGGTGTGTCCGGTGGCGAGCGTCTGCAGGCGCAGCAGCTGCAGCGCGCGCACCACCTCGCGTTCGACCTCGGGTCCGGTGCCGGCCGCGTGCGAGCGGATGAGGCTCTCCTGCAGCTGCATCCGGCGCTCGGGGGCGATGAAGGTCGTGGCGAGCGCGCCGAAGCCCGTCGAGATTCCGTAGTGCGGCTCGGGGTCATCTGCGAGGGCGTCGACGAGGGCACGGGCCTCGGCGATGCGGGTGAGACCGGCGGGATCGATCCGGACGCGCGCGCCGTAGCGGGCGACGGCGACCACGTCGTCGGGCCGCAGGGGCGTGCCTCCCACGACGACATCCGTGAGCTGATGGGTGACGGCGGGCGCATTCATGGCTCGATTCCACACCGAACCGTTCGCGTGCGACAGCGCGCCGTGACATCCTGTGTCTGTGATGTCAGACAGTCGCCCTCAGGTGCCCGCCGCCGATCAGACGCTGCGCATCCTCTCCCACCTCGCCCGTCAGCCCGGTCCGGTCTCCGCGCAGACGCTCGCGACGACGCTGGAGATCCCCCGCTCCAGCGTCTACCACCTGCTGGACGCTCTGCAGCAGCACGGGTTCGTGGTCCATCTGGCTGCCGAACGGCGGTGGGGCCTCGGCACGGCGGCATTCGAGCTGGCCGGCGGCTTCGCCCGCCAGCAGCCCCTCGCGCGGCTCGGTCGGCCCCTCGCCGGCGCCCTCACGGACCGCATCGGCGAGAGCACTCACCTCGCGGTCATGACCGGGCGCGACGTGCTCTACATCGTCGAGGAGCGCGCTGCCCGCCGACCCGCACTCGTCACGGACGTCGGCGTGCGACTTCCCGCACACCTCACCGCCACCGGCCGCGCCATGCTGGCGGCCCTCTCACGCGAGCAGGTGCGCGCACTGTATCCGGATGCCTCGTCCTTCGCCGACCGGACGGGCCGGGGCCCGCAGAACCCGCGTGAGCTGCGGGACGAGCTGCGTCGCGTGCGCACCGACGGGTACGCGGTCGAGGACGGCGAGGTGAGTCTCGGGCTGCGCTCGGTCGCCGTCGCAGTGCTGGATCACGCCGGATGGCCCGCTGCCGCGTTCGCCGTGACCTTCCCGGACGACCGCGCGCTCGACCTGGACGCGCTCGTCACCGACGTGTCACGCACCGCTCGCGAGCTCGGCCGCCGGATCGGCGGGGTTCGCGCGTAGACCCGGAGCCGCCTCAGCGCACGACGGTTCGACCGACCCGCCTCGCCTCGCAGCGCCTATCCTCGCAACGCAACGCAACGCCGGGCCTCGCCTCGCCTCGCGACTCCTCGCAACGCAACGCCGGCCTTCGCCTCGCCTCGCCTCGCCGGCAGCCACAAGGTCGGAGATCCGCACCATGTCGGATCGCCACTCCGCACTCGCGTCCGACGAAGTGGCTATCTCCGACGAAACGCACCGTAGTCGTGACAAGCGCGGTCGCATCGGCCGCGCCCCGTCGTCAGTCGACCTGGGCGACGGTCCCGCCGGTGAGGCGCACGAGCTCGTCGTAGGTGAGCGGGAACACCGTGTGCGGTGTGCCTCCCGCGGCCCACAGCTCCGGGAAGGCGGCGAGCGCCTCGTCGATCACGGTCGGCAGCGGCGACGGATGCCCCGTGGGAGCGACTCCGCCGATGGCCTGGCCCGTGGCATCCCGCACCTGCTCCGGGGTGGCGCGCGCGATCTTCCCGCGGCCGAGGCGCTCGGCCAGCGCCGCGGTGTCGACGCGATGGGCGCCGCTCGTCATGACCAGCAGCGGCTCGTCGTCCGACCAGAACACGAGGCTGTTCGCGATCGCGCCGACCTCGACTCCGAGCGCCGCAGCGGCCAGGGGCGCGGTGGACGCGGCATCCGGAAGCACGACGATCGCGCCCTCGATCCCCGCGGAGCGGAGGGCGTCATGGACGATGCGGCTGCGAGTGGGCAGGTGTTCGGTCACGAGCCCAGGATAGAGGCGATTCCGGCGTCAGGTCCGCTGGCTCAGCGCGAGGATGTTGCCCTCGCTGTCGGTGAACCACGACGCGCGCTCACCGGCCAGTTCCGCGACACCGTCGACGGTCGTCAGCCCGGGGAAGTCGTACTCCATGAAGGAGACGCCCTTCTCGCGCAGCGACGCCATGGCTCCCGCCAGGTCGTCGGTCTCCAGCGCGAAGACGGTGTTCTGGGCCGTCCCGGCGTAGCCGGAGCGATAGACCATCAGCGGAACCCCGCCGAGTTTGTAATAGACCGCCTCCGCGTCGTCCTGCACCTCATCCGGCGTCAGCCCCAGGACGCCTTCGTAGAACGATCGAGCACGGGCAAGATCTGACGCCGCGATCACGGCGGCGCCTCGTGCATTCTCGAACATTTCGCCCTCATCTCAGGGAAGGACCTCTCCCCCTGGCGCACACGGTACGCCGCCGCGGAGCAGTCCGACAGCGGGTCAGCCGCAGGCGAGCGGGTCGGCCGCGAGCGAGGTCCGCCTCGGCCGCAGGCGAGGTCCATCTCAGCCGCGGGCGAGCACCTCGGCGTGGGGCATGAGCAGCCAGCCGTC
This region includes:
- a CDS encoding YbaK/EbsC family protein; its protein translation is MTEHLPTRSRIVHDALRSAGIEGAIVVLPDAASTAPLAAAALGVEVGAIANSLVFWSDDEPLLVMTSGAHRVDTAALAERLGRGKIARATPEQVRDATGQAIGGVAPTGHPSPLPTVIDEALAAFPELWAAGGTPHTVFPLTYDELVRLTGGTVAQVD
- a CDS encoding IclR family transcriptional regulator, producing MSDSRPQVPAADQTLRILSHLARQPGPVSAQTLATTLEIPRSSVYHLLDALQQHGFVVHLAAERRWGLGTAAFELAGGFARQQPLARLGRPLAGALTDRIGESTHLAVMTGRDVLYIVEERAARRPALVTDVGVRLPAHLTATGRAMLAALSREQVRALYPDASSFADRTGRGPQNPRELRDELRRVRTDGYAVEDGEVSLGLRSVAVAVLDHAGWPAAAFAVTFPDDRALDLDALVTDVSRTARELGRRIGGVRA
- a CDS encoding VOC family protein codes for the protein MFENARGAAVIAASDLARARSFYEGVLGLTPDEVQDDAEAVYYKLGGVPLMVYRSGYAGTAQNTVFALETDDLAGAMASLREKGVSFMEYDFPGLTTVDGVAELAGERASWFTDSEGNILALSQRT
- the hutH gene encoding histidine ammonia-lyase; the protein is MNAPAVTHQLTDVVVGGTPLRPDDVVAVARYGARVRIDPAGLTRIAEARALVDALADDPEPHYGISTGFGALATTFIAPERRMQLQESLIRSHAAGTGPEVEREVVRALQLLRLQTLATGHTGVRPVVVETYAAMLNAGITPIVREFGSLGCSGDLAPLSHVALAAMGEGDVRVADGDVVAASEALAAAGIAPLVLREKEGLALINGTDGMLGMLLLAAYDLSVLLQTADVAAAMSIESQLGTDAVFAADLMALRPQTGQAASAANLRAFLGDSPMVASHKGPECTRVQDAYSLRCAPQVHGAARDTLDHALLIASRELAAAVDNPVITDDGRVESNGNFHGAPIAYVLDFLAIAVADVASISERRTDRALDPARSHGLPPFLAHEVGVDSGLMIAQYAAAGIVSELKRLAVPASVDSIPSSAMQEDHVSMGWAAARKLRRSIDGLGRVLAIEVLTGARAIDLRAPLQAGPATGAVHDLVRTVAGGPGPDRFLSPEIEAVTALVASGAIASAASAAVTKDNA